A single region of the Pseudorhodoplanes sp. genome encodes:
- a CDS encoding zinc-dependent alcohol dehydrogenase family protein: protein MRVMLLEKTGTPLVMRERPLPEPGPGEILIRISACGVCRTDLHVVDGELPHAKMPIVPGHEIVGTVEKVGSTTRFALGDRVGVPWLGHTCGVCSYCQREQENLCDAPLFTGYTRDGGFATHTIADARYCFPLPDKMDDAHAAPLLCAGLIGWRSYRLAGDGHSLGIYGFGAAAHILTQMAIWHGREVYAFTRPGDVAAQNFAQSLGAVWAGASDEAPPEPLDAAIIFAPVGALVPAALRAVRKGGRVVCGGIHMSDIPSFPYRLLWEERQILSVANLTREDAREFFAIAPQAGIKTEIVRYPLEQANEALAVLREGRLQGAAVLIP, encoded by the coding sequence ATGCGTGTCATGCTTTTGGAAAAGACCGGTACGCCGCTCGTCATGCGGGAGCGGCCATTGCCCGAGCCCGGACCCGGCGAAATTCTGATCAGGATCAGTGCCTGCGGCGTGTGCCGCACCGACCTGCACGTGGTCGACGGCGAACTCCCGCATGCGAAAATGCCGATCGTGCCGGGACACGAAATCGTCGGTACGGTCGAAAAGGTAGGTTCAACTACGCGTTTTGCGCTCGGCGACCGTGTCGGCGTTCCCTGGCTCGGTCACACCTGCGGTGTGTGCTCCTACTGTCAGCGCGAGCAGGAAAATCTCTGCGATGCACCGCTCTTCACCGGCTACACCCGGGACGGCGGCTTCGCCACCCACACCATTGCCGATGCGCGCTATTGCTTTCCGCTTCCGGACAAGATGGATGATGCGCATGCCGCGCCGCTTCTTTGCGCGGGGCTGATCGGCTGGCGCAGCTATCGCCTGGCCGGAGACGGGCACTCGCTCGGCATCTACGGCTTCGGCGCCGCCGCACATATCCTGACGCAGATGGCGATCTGGCATGGACGCGAGGTTTACGCCTTCACGCGGCCAGGCGATGTGGCTGCGCAAAATTTTGCGCAGTCGCTTGGCGCTGTCTGGGCAGGTGCCTCCGATGAAGCGCCGCCGGAGCCGCTCGATGCCGCGATCATCTTCGCACCGGTCGGCGCATTGGTGCCCGCGGCACTACGCGCGGTGAGGAAAGGCGGGCGCGTCGTCTGCGGCGGCATTCACATGTCGGATATTCCGAGCTTTCCCTATCGTCTGCTGTGGGAAGAACGGCAGATCCTGTCGGTTGCCAATCTCACGCGCGAAGACGCGCGCGAATTTTTCGCCATTGCGCCGCAGGCCGGGATCAAGACCGAAATCGTGCGCTATCCGCTTGAGCAGGCCAATGAGGCGCTCGCCGTCCTGCGCGAGGGGCGTCTTCAGGGCGCCGCCGTGCTGATACCCTGA
- a CDS encoding MaoC family dehydratase codes for MIFEFGDYLMTEQEIVTFAQAYDPQPYHLRRDPGPHAAVNELIASGWHTCAVTMRMMVDHFNPPETILPAGGVESLRWLRPVRPDDRLRVKLTVLETRASTSKPDRGVVKVQVEVFNQRDEAVMTENVVKLFRRRIPA; via the coding sequence ATGATTTTCGAGTTCGGCGACTACCTGATGACCGAGCAGGAGATCGTCACCTTTGCCCAGGCCTACGACCCGCAGCCCTATCACCTTCGCCGCGATCCCGGCCCGCACGCCGCGGTCAACGAACTGATCGCCAGTGGCTGGCACACCTGCGCCGTGACCATGCGCATGATGGTGGACCATTTCAATCCGCCGGAAACCATCCTGCCCGCCGGCGGCGTCGAGTCCTTGCGGTGGCTGCGCCCGGTTCGACCGGACGATCGTCTGCGCGTCAAGCTAACCGTCCTGGAAACGCGCGCCTCGACCAGCAAGCCGGATCGAGGAGTCGTGAAGGTCCAGGTGGAGGTGTTCAATCAGCGCGACGAGGCGGTCATGACCGAGAATGTGGTCAAGCTGTTCCGCAGGCGCATCCCGGCCTGA
- a CDS encoding error-prone DNA polymerase, which yields MTAYAELAVITNFSFLRGAAHPREMVETADALGLKAVGIADRNSFAGVVRAYEKWKKIRDQKSAEAGKSKEEIAKKHLVKLLVGTRLVTTDGFEAITYPTDRKAYGRLCRLITQGNKLLDGKKGECLLSFEDILTASEGQIFVAIPPDGMSATFEARLATLAHTASGRCFLAGCYRYHGDESRRLGLLNELGAHLGAPMVAVNDVHYHVPKRRALADVLTCIREKCTVQEAGFRLARNAERHLKTAEEMARLFADYPEAIARTIEIVNACHFDLGKLQNEYPDEPVPPGKTPQQHLEDMTWAGAKRRYPDGIPKKVVTRVKEEFAIIAKLDFARYFLTVQDVVAHARSISILCQGRGSAANSAVCYCLGITEINPETSQSLFARFVSENRGEPPDIDVDFEHERREEVIQYVYSRYGRERAAICATVVHYRSRRAIREVGKALGLTPDITAAIAKTVWGSHDDGLPDQHIRQAGLDAGNPAIRQTILLARQLLGFPRHLSQHVGGFVLTRERLDETVPIGNGAMKDRTFIEWDKDDIDTLGLMKVDVLALGMLSCLRRSLDLLKLHYSKEYTLDTLPKEDRKTYDMLSRADSVGVFQVESRAQMSMLPRLKPATFYDLVIEVAIVRPGPIQGNMVHPYLRQRERDPETIEYPHPSPEHGDKDELKNVLKRTLGVPLFQEQAMQIAITAAKFTPDEADGLRRAMATFRHTGNVPLFREKFVNRMVARGYDPKFVENCFGQIEGFGEYGFPESHAASFALLVYASAWIKCHYPDVFCAAILNSQPMGFYQPAQLVRDAREHDVEVREADVNCSEWDCTLEPAQEGSRHCYAVRLGFRQIQGLQKEELDRLINARGNGYASIERLAAVAGISRFTIERLAAADAFRSLDLDRRKALWVARRLDAIGLRTGKMPKPSSTKPDSRLPLLAPHMSDDLFPEPKVALTAMPLSEHVAEDYVATGLSLKEHPIRFFRDELARLGAIRNVDHRKDDLPQNSLVTIAGLVLMRQMPGTAKGVVFATLEDETGIANIVIWPQVFARNRRVVMTSRFLAVRGRLQRAGLVVHVVAEEFVDLTSQLCRLRDGGIALPDARMLSSKQGELPLIKSRDFH from the coding sequence ATGACCGCCTACGCCGAACTTGCCGTCATCACCAATTTCTCTTTCCTGCGCGGCGCCGCGCATCCGCGGGAAATGGTCGAGACGGCTGACGCCCTGGGCCTGAAAGCCGTCGGCATCGCTGATCGCAATTCCTTCGCCGGGGTGGTACGCGCTTATGAAAAATGGAAAAAGATCCGAGATCAAAAAAGCGCGGAAGCCGGAAAATCAAAGGAAGAGATAGCCAAAAAACATCTGGTCAAGCTCCTGGTCGGCACCCGCCTTGTCACCACCGACGGCTTCGAGGCGATCACCTATCCGACCGACCGCAAGGCCTATGGCCGCCTGTGCCGGCTGATCACGCAGGGCAACAAGCTGCTCGACGGAAAAAAGGGCGAATGTCTTCTGAGTTTCGAAGACATTCTGACGGCCAGCGAAGGACAGATCTTCGTTGCGATCCCGCCGGATGGAATGTCAGCAACGTTCGAGGCGCGGCTGGCAACGCTCGCACATACAGCGTCAGGACGCTGCTTCCTTGCGGGTTGCTATCGCTATCATGGCGATGAGAGCCGGCGACTCGGATTGCTGAACGAGCTTGGTGCGCACCTCGGTGCGCCGATGGTCGCCGTCAACGATGTGCATTATCACGTTCCGAAGCGCCGCGCGCTGGCCGACGTACTCACCTGCATCCGCGAGAAATGCACTGTTCAGGAAGCCGGATTCCGGCTGGCGCGCAACGCCGAGCGTCATCTCAAGACAGCGGAAGAAATGGCGCGATTGTTCGCGGATTATCCTGAGGCCATCGCGCGCACGATCGAGATCGTAAATGCTTGTCATTTCGATCTTGGCAAGCTCCAAAACGAATATCCCGACGAGCCGGTGCCACCGGGCAAAACGCCGCAACAGCATCTGGAAGATATGACTTGGGCCGGCGCTAAGCGGCGCTACCCCGACGGCATTCCGAAGAAAGTCGTCACGCGTGTCAAAGAGGAATTTGCGATCATCGCGAAGCTCGATTTCGCGCGCTATTTTCTAACGGTGCAAGATGTTGTCGCACATGCGCGCAGCATCAGCATTCTGTGCCAGGGTCGCGGCTCTGCCGCCAACAGCGCCGTCTGCTATTGTCTTGGAATCACGGAAATCAACCCTGAAACCAGCCAGTCGCTGTTTGCCCGCTTTGTCTCCGAGAACCGCGGCGAGCCGCCCGACATCGATGTCGATTTCGAGCACGAGCGGCGTGAAGAAGTCATTCAGTATGTGTACAGCCGCTATGGCCGCGAGCGCGCCGCGATCTGCGCCACTGTCGTCCATTACCGCTCCCGCCGCGCCATTCGCGAGGTTGGGAAGGCCTTAGGACTGACGCCCGACATTACAGCCGCCATTGCCAAGACGGTTTGGGGCAGCCATGACGACGGATTGCCAGACCAGCACATCCGCCAAGCCGGCCTCGACGCTGGAAACCCGGCTATCCGCCAGACTATCCTTTTGGCGCGTCAACTGCTCGGCTTTCCGCGCCATCTGTCACAGCATGTCGGCGGCTTCGTGCTGACGCGCGAACGGCTGGACGAAACCGTGCCGATCGGCAACGGCGCGATGAAGGATCGCACCTTCATCGAATGGGACAAGGACGATATCGATACGCTCGGCCTGATGAAGGTCGATGTGCTGGCGCTCGGCATGCTGAGCTGTCTGCGGCGCAGCCTCGATTTGCTCAAATTGCATTACAGCAAGGAATACACGCTCGACACGCTGCCCAAGGAAGACCGAAAAACCTACGACATGCTCTCGCGCGCGGATTCGGTCGGCGTGTTCCAGGTGGAAAGCCGCGCACAGATGTCGATGCTGCCGCGCCTGAAGCCGGCAACATTCTACGATCTCGTCATCGAAGTGGCGATCGTGCGCCCCGGCCCGATCCAGGGCAACATGGTGCATCCCTATTTAAGACAACGAGAAAGGGATCCTGAAACCATTGAATATCCGCATCCTTCGCCCGAACACGGCGACAAGGACGAACTGAAAAATGTTCTGAAGCGCACGCTCGGCGTCCCCCTGTTCCAGGAACAGGCCATGCAGATCGCCATCACCGCCGCAAAATTCACGCCCGACGAGGCGGACGGATTGCGTCGCGCCATGGCCACCTTCCGTCACACCGGCAACGTGCCTTTGTTCCGCGAGAAATTCGTCAACCGCATGGTGGCCCGCGGCTACGATCCCAAATTCGTTGAAAATTGCTTCGGCCAAATTGAAGGCTTTGGCGAATACGGTTTTCCCGAGAGCCACGCGGCAAGTTTCGCTTTGCTTGTCTATGCGTCCGCCTGGATCAAGTGCCATTACCCGGACGTGTTCTGCGCCGCGATCCTGAACAGCCAGCCGATGGGATTTTATCAGCCGGCCCAGCTTGTGCGCGATGCGCGCGAGCATGACGTCGAGGTGCGGGAGGCCGATGTGAATTGCAGTGAGTGGGATTGTACGCTGGAGCCCGCCCAAGAAGGCAGCAGACATTGCTATGCCGTGCGTCTCGGCTTCCGACAAATTCAGGGACTGCAAAAGGAAGAGCTGGACAGACTCATCAACGCGCGCGGCAACGGCTATGCCAGTATCGAGCGGCTCGCCGCCGTGGCCGGCATCTCGCGCTTCACCATCGAGCGGCTTGCGGCGGCCGATGCGTTCAGGTCACTGGATCTCGATCGCCGCAAGGCGCTCTGGGTGGCGCGGCGGCTTGACGCCATCGGGCTTCGCACCGGCAAAATGCCGAAACCATCTTCAACAAAACCGGACAGCCGGCTCCCCCTGCTTGCCCCGCATATGAGCGACGATCTCTTCCCCGAGCCAAAGGTCGCTCTGACAGCCATGCCGCTTTCCGAGCATGTGGCGGAGGATTATGTCGCAACCGGCCTGTCGCTGAAGGAACACCCGATCCGCTTTTTTCGCGACGAGCTCGCGCGGCTCGGCGCCATCCGCAATGTCGATCACCGCAAGGATGACCTGCCGCAGAACAGCCTCGTGACCATCGCCGGCCTTGTCCTGATGCGGCAGATGCCCGGCACCGCCAAGGGTGTCGTCTTTGCGACGCTGGAGGACGAGACCGGCATCGCCAATATCGTGATCTGGCCGCAGGTATTCGCGCGCAACCGCCGCGTCGTCATGACCTCGCGCTTTCTCGCCGTGCGCGGGCGGCTGCAGCGTGCGGGACTCGTGGTGCATGTGGTGGCGGAAGAATTTGTCGACCTGACATCGCAATTGTGCAGGCTGCGTGACGGCGGCATCGCCCTGCCGGACGCTCGCATGCTTTCCTCCAAACAAGGCGAACTGCCCCTTATTAAAAGTCGGGATTTCCATTGA
- a CDS encoding ATP-binding protein: MARVEAASASVRSDSIKGMAQSIAKPAYRRLLTAEPALRRAVPALIIAFLLTIAIGAFVQVLDHRRQAIADASKDIETIAEVLSDRFDRPRREDAAPLWRSAQQVLDQARTARTTAAGRYILVSNPEGLVVAAAPATPGFVGRKLLDILGEAQPLTALGVDAGVMEIHLSDDRPALATVRQLNPPYGQLAVFQRRSDVLAAWRSDTTLTVTLSATTGFVLLILGFAFHWQATRAREADIIYDTVRSRIDTALNRGRCGLWDWDLARGRIFWSHSMFAILGIDPKDDLLPFWEVNGLVHPDDINLYDLAAQLAESRTTSVDHDFRMHHASGKWIWLRVRCELVQQQHGEPGLHLIGIAVDVTEQKGLVEKTVAADLRLRDAIETIPEAFVLWDADNRLVLCNSNFQALHNLPDEAVAAGTPYEDIVSLGRKHVIRTKISAAGADIPGARTFEAQLDDGHWLYISERQTKDGGYVSVGTDITALKQNERKLMTSEKRLLATIEDLRQSQQQLQDLAEKYAKEKDRAEDANQAKSKFLANMSHELRTPLNAIIGFSEIMEKGMFGDLGAPKYKEYCRDIHQSGQYLLDVINDVLDMSKIEAGRFRLEPQEVELDQILADAMRVVSTTGEEKSLSLNARIAPGIRMRADRRALKQVALNLLSNAVKFTPDGGRVTVRGRARGGCVLIAISDTGIGIPREALKKLGKPFEQVESQLTKTYHGSGLGLAIAKSLVELHNGTMRIRSTPGAGTVVLVRLPVEGPALGQPQTATVH; encoded by the coding sequence ATGGCGCGCGTCGAGGCGGCGAGCGCGTCTGTACGATCTGATTCGATCAAGGGCATGGCACAATCTATTGCCAAGCCCGCATACAGACGCCTGCTGACTGCCGAACCGGCGCTGCGCCGTGCGGTCCCCGCGCTGATCATCGCCTTCCTACTCACCATCGCAATTGGCGCCTTTGTGCAGGTGCTGGATCATCGCCGCCAGGCGATCGCCGATGCGAGCAAGGACATCGAAACCATCGCCGAAGTGCTTTCGGACCGTTTCGATCGCCCCCGCCGGGAGGACGCCGCGCCGCTCTGGCGCAGCGCACAGCAGGTTCTTGACCAGGCGCGCACCGCCCGCACCACGGCGGCGGGCCGCTATATTCTGGTCAGCAATCCGGAAGGCCTGGTCGTCGCCGCGGCGCCCGCCACCCCCGGCTTTGTCGGCCGCAAGCTGCTGGACATTCTTGGCGAAGCGCAGCCGCTGACTGCGCTCGGTGTGGATGCCGGCGTCATGGAAATCCACCTCTCCGATGACCGCCCGGCGCTGGCCACGGTGCGCCAGTTGAACCCGCCTTACGGCCAGCTCGCGGTCTTTCAACGCCGTTCGGATGTGCTTGCGGCCTGGCGTTCCGACACCACGCTAACGGTGACGCTCTCGGCCACCACCGGCTTCGTCCTTCTCATTCTCGGCTTTGCCTTCCACTGGCAGGCGACGCGCGCCCGCGAAGCCGATATCATTTATGACACCGTGCGCAGCCGCATCGACACCGCGCTCAATCGCGGCCGCTGCGGCCTATGGGACTGGGATCTCGCGCGCGGGCGCATCTTCTGGTCGCATTCCATGTTCGCCATTCTCGGAATCGATCCGAAGGACGATCTCTTGCCCTTCTGGGAAGTGAACGGGCTGGTCCATCCCGACGACATCAATCTCTATGATCTTGCCGCGCAGCTTGCCGAGTCGCGGACCACCTCTGTCGACCACGACTTTCGCATGCACCATGCAAGCGGCAAATGGATCTGGCTGCGCGTTCGCTGCGAGCTGGTGCAGCAGCAGCACGGCGAGCCCGGCCTGCATCTGATCGGCATCGCCGTCGACGTCACCGAACAGAAGGGTCTGGTGGAAAAAACCGTGGCGGCCGACCTGCGCCTGCGCGACGCCATCGAGACGATTCCGGAAGCCTTTGTGTTGTGGGACGCTGACAACCGGCTGGTCCTCTGCAATTCGAATTTCCAGGCCCTGCACAATCTGCCTGACGAAGCTGTCGCCGCCGGCACGCCTTACGAAGACATCGTTTCCCTGGGCCGCAAGCATGTGATCCGCACCAAGATCAGCGCCGCGGGTGCCGACATTCCCGGCGCCCGCACCTTCGAGGCGCAGCTCGACGACGGCCACTGGCTCTATATCAGCGAGCGGCAGACCAAGGATGGCGGCTATGTTTCCGTCGGCACTGACATCACCGCGCTGAAACAGAACGAGCGCAAGCTGATGACCAGCGAGAAGCGCCTGCTCGCGACCATTGAGGACCTGCGGCAATCGCAGCAGCAATTGCAAGACTTGGCGGAGAAATATGCAAAGGAAAAGGACCGCGCCGAGGACGCCAATCAGGCGAAGTCGAAATTCCTTGCGAATATGAGCCACGAACTGCGCACGCCGCTCAACGCCATCATCGGTTTTTCCGAGATCATGGAAAAAGGCATGTTCGGCGACCTGGGCGCGCCGAAATACAAGGAATATTGCCGCGACATCCACCAGAGCGGACAATACCTGCTCGACGTCATCAACGATGTGCTCGACATGTCCAAGATCGAGGCGGGCCGCTTCAGGCTCGAGCCGCAGGAGGTCGAGCTCGACCAGATTCTTGCCGACGCCATGCGCGTTGTCTCTACCACCGGCGAAGAAAAATCCCTGTCGCTGAATGCCCGCATCGCGCCCGGCATCCGGATGCGCGCCGACCGCCGCGCACTCAAGCAGGTGGCGCTGAATCTCTTGTCGAATGCGGTGAAGTTTACGCCCGATGGCGGCCGCGTCACCGTGCGCGGGCGCGCCCGCGGCGGCTGCGTGCTGATCGCGATCAGCGACACCGGCATAGGCATTCCGCGCGAGGCGCTGAAGAAACTCGGTAAGCCCTTCGAGCAGGTCGAAAGCCAATTGACCAAGACCTATCATGGTTCCGGGCTTGGCCTCGCCATCGCAAAGTCATTGGTCGAATTGCACAACGGCACGATGCGCATCCGCTCGACGCCCGGCGCGGGCACCGTTGTGCTGGTGCGGCTGCCGGTCGAAGGACCGGCGCTGGGACAGCCGCAAACTGCGACGGTGCACTGA
- the pepN gene encoding aminopeptidase N codes for MRTEQARPIRLQDYRPPDWLVDKVDLDVALHPGASRVRSVLTLRPNPAARHPAPLVLDGDGLTLKSLSIDGRPLEADAFAATPDKLTIAQPPQSAFRLEIETLVDPSANTQLMGLYRSNGVYCTQCEAEGFRRISYFPDRPDVMAVYTTRIEADKGEAPILLSNGNLVESGDLPGGRHFAVWHDPFPKPSYLFALVGGSLACVEDSFTTMSGRKVALKIYVEPGKEDRCAYAMDSLKRSMRWDEEAFGREYDLDIFMIVAVSDFNMGAMENKGLNVFNDKYVLASPETATDTDFASIEGIIAHEYFHNWTGNRITCRDWFQLCLKEGLTVYRDQEFTADQRSRPVKRIGDVRGLRGHQFIEDSGPLAHPVRPELYHEINNFYTSTVYEKGAEVVRMIRTLLGPDLFRQGMDLYFARHDGEAATIEQFVQCFADASKRDFSQFMRWYSQAGTPEVIASGHYDAKAKTYTLDLQQTLQPTPGQPSKEPMVLPLSLGLIGSGGQDLPLQIGGRTVERGVIVLDKPSQSFVFENVGETPVLSLNRGFSAPIKLTANLSAADLQLMAARDSDPFNRWQALQTLATRGLIQNVAALRAGNAAQSDDGLVAALAAILTDTSLQPAFVALALAVPSEADIAREIGKDVDPDAIFRARSFLRAAIGRRLAKPLAETYAAMTNSGPFSPDAASAGRRSLKNIALDLLAADANAQGIARAYAQFQAADNMTDRMAALATLSLHDVPQRQAALEDFYNRYSADPLIIDKWLALQAAIPEAGTLDRVKSLTGHPAFSMSNPNRVRSLIGAFAQGNATQFNRADGAGYDFVAEKILELDPKNPQVAARLMTAFRSWRALESGRRANAKAALQRVDATASLSADVKDIVSRALADS; via the coding sequence ATGCGCACCGAGCAAGCCCGTCCCATCCGCCTGCAGGATTATCGCCCGCCAGACTGGCTCGTGGATAAAGTCGATCTCGATGTTGCGCTGCATCCCGGTGCCTCGCGCGTGCGCAGCGTCCTGACACTGCGCCCCAATCCGGCGGCCCGTCATCCGGCGCCGCTTGTTCTGGATGGCGACGGTCTGACGCTCAAAAGCCTGTCGATCGACGGACGTCCCCTTGAAGCCGACGCCTTCGCCGCGACACCTGACAAGCTGACGATTGCGCAGCCGCCGCAAAGCGCCTTCCGCCTCGAGATCGAGACGCTCGTCGATCCGTCCGCCAACACGCAATTGATGGGGCTGTACCGCTCGAACGGCGTCTATTGCACGCAATGCGAGGCCGAGGGCTTTCGCCGCATCTCGTATTTTCCCGATCGCCCGGATGTGATGGCGGTCTACACCACGCGCATCGAAGCCGACAAAGGCGAAGCGCCGATCCTGCTGTCGAACGGCAACCTGGTGGAGTCGGGCGATCTTCCCGGCGGCCGTCATTTCGCGGTCTGGCACGACCCCTTCCCGAAGCCGTCCTATCTGTTCGCGCTGGTCGGCGGATCACTGGCCTGCGTGGAAGACAGCTTCACCACCATGTCCGGCCGCAAGGTGGCGCTGAAAATCTATGTCGAGCCGGGCAAGGAAGACCGCTGCGCCTATGCGATGGATTCGCTCAAGCGGTCCATGCGCTGGGACGAAGAGGCCTTCGGCCGCGAATACGATCTCGACATCTTCATGATCGTCGCGGTGTCGGATTTCAACATGGGCGCGATGGAGAACAAGGGGCTGAACGTCTTCAACGACAAATACGTCCTCGCCTCGCCCGAGACCGCGACCGATACCGACTTCGCCTCGATTGAAGGCATCATCGCCCACGAATATTTCCACAACTGGACCGGCAACCGCATCACTTGCCGCGACTGGTTTCAGCTCTGCCTTAAGGAAGGCCTCACCGTCTATCGCGATCAGGAATTCACCGCCGACCAGCGCTCGCGGCCGGTGAAGCGCATCGGCGACGTGCGCGGCTTGCGCGGACATCAATTCATCGAGGATTCCGGCCCCCTCGCCCATCCGGTGCGGCCGGAACTCTATCACGAGATCAACAACTTCTATACGAGCACGGTCTACGAAAAGGGCGCCGAGGTCGTGCGCATGATCCGCACCCTGCTCGGCCCTGATCTGTTCCGCCAAGGCATGGATCTCTATTTCGCGCGCCATGATGGCGAAGCGGCGACCATCGAGCAATTCGTGCAATGTTTCGCCGACGCGTCGAAGCGCGACTTTTCCCAGTTCATGCGCTGGTATTCACAAGCCGGCACGCCGGAGGTGATCGCGAGCGGACACTACGATGCGAAGGCGAAAACCTACACGCTTGATCTTCAACAGACCCTGCAGCCAACGCCGGGCCAGCCAAGCAAGGAACCCATGGTCCTTCCGCTCTCGCTTGGCCTCATCGGCAGCGGCGGGCAGGACCTGCCGCTGCAGATCGGCGGCCGCACGGTGGAGCGCGGTGTCATCGTGCTCGACAAGCCCTCGCAATCCTTCGTGTTCGAGAATGTCGGCGAGACGCCGGTGCTGTCGCTCAACCGCGGTTTCTCCGCGCCCATCAAGCTGACGGCCAACCTGTCCGCGGCCGATCTGCAGCTCATGGCGGCGCGCGACAGCGACCCCTTCAACCGCTGGCAGGCGTTGCAGACGCTGGCGACGCGGGGCCTGATCCAGAATGTCGCGGCCTTGCGAGCGGGCAATGCCGCGCAGTCCGACGACGGGCTGGTCGCGGCGCTGGCCGCGATCCTCACCGACACCTCGCTGCAGCCGGCCTTTGTCGCGCTGGCGCTCGCGGTGCCGAGTGAAGCCGATATCGCGCGCGAGATCGGCAAGGATGTCGATCCCGACGCGATATTTCGCGCGCGATCCTTCCTGCGGGCCGCGATCGGGCGACGCCTGGCGAAGCCACTGGCCGAAACCTATGCCGCGATGACCAATAGCGGTCCCTTCAGCCCCGACGCGGCCAGCGCCGGACGCCGTTCACTCAAGAATATTGCACTCGATCTCCTGGCCGCAGACGCCAATGCGCAAGGCATCGCCCGCGCCTACGCGCAATTTCAGGCGGCCGACAACATGACCGACCGCATGGCCGCGCTCGCGACGTTGTCACTGCACGACGTGCCGCAGCGGCAGGCGGCTCTCGAGGATTTCTACAATCGTTACTCAGCCGACCCGCTGATCATCGACAAATGGCTGGCGCTGCAGGCCGCCATCCCGGAAGCCGGAACGCTCGACCGCGTGAAATCGCTGACCGGGCATCCCGCCTTCTCGATGAGCAATCCCAACCGCGTGCGCTCGCTGATCGGCGCCTTCGCGCAGGGCAACGCCACGCAGTTCAACCGCGCCGACGGCGCCGGCTATGATTTCGTGGCAGAGAAAATTCTTGAGCTCGACCCGAAGAACCCGCAAGTGGCCGCGCGGCTGATGACCGCTTTTCGCTCCTGGCGCGCGCTGGAAAGCGGCCGTCGCGCCAACGCGAAAGCCGCGTTGCAGCGCGTGGACGCGACCGCCTCCCTCTCCGCCGATGTCAAGGACATCGTCAGCCGCGCGCTGGCGGACAGCTGA
- a CDS encoding cation diffusion facilitator family transporter: protein MSSEKERVAIVSVFASGSLAAAKFIIGVMIGSLALISDALHSLIDLGATLVTWYAVRVGDKPPDAEHHYGHGKIENVAAFAETALLLLLAGGVTVEAVKRLIEGGSPVTFSIIPFIVLGIEMAVNAWRAQVLWTAAKKHGSQALAADALHFASDFFGSIPVIIGLILAAYGYQWGDSAAALVVAAMITILAIRMGRQTVDALVDTAPEGDTERVEAALQTVPGIVGIERVRMRKVGPRYFIDAAVRIPRTYPLDRVATVKTGVEKKLDSLLGDADVTVTATPVALSDETVLQRVNVIARNRALAVHHVTVQNLQDKLAVSLDLEVDGHLSLGAAHDIADGLERAIEEELGNGVEVETHIEPLQVTDLSGRDASLARVREIEAALVEIAGEIGTIRQVHDVRVRETDDGEMVNFHCRVDPAQTVHTIHEKVDDLERGLRDRWPSIRRVIGHAEPLTSSTQGISTAAP, encoded by the coding sequence ATGTCCAGCGAGAAAGAACGCGTCGCCATCGTCTCGGTCTTTGCCAGCGGCAGCCTGGCGGCGGCGAAATTCATTATCGGGGTGATGATCGGCAGCCTGGCGCTGATTTCCGACGCCCTGCACAGCCTGATCGATCTCGGGGCGACATTGGTGACATGGTACGCGGTCCGGGTCGGCGACAAACCGCCGGATGCCGAGCACCATTACGGCCACGGCAAGATAGAGAATGTTGCCGCTTTCGCCGAAACTGCCTTGCTTCTGCTGCTCGCCGGCGGCGTCACCGTCGAGGCGGTCAAACGCCTGATCGAGGGTGGCAGCCCGGTCACCTTTTCCATCATCCCGTTCATCGTTCTCGGCATCGAAATGGCAGTCAATGCCTGGCGCGCTCAGGTGCTTTGGACCGCGGCCAAGAAACACGGCAGCCAGGCTCTCGCTGCCGATGCGCTGCATTTTGCATCCGACTTCTTCGGATCGATCCCGGTCATCATCGGGCTGATCCTCGCCGCCTATGGTTACCAATGGGGAGACTCGGCCGCGGCGCTTGTGGTCGCCGCCATGATTACCATCCTGGCCATCCGCATGGGCCGCCAAACCGTTGACGCGCTGGTCGACACCGCCCCGGAGGGCGATACCGAACGGGTCGAAGCCGCATTGCAGACCGTTCCCGGCATTGTCGGCATTGAGCGCGTGCGCATGCGCAAGGTCGGTCCGCGCTATTTCATCGATGCCGCCGTTCGTATTCCGCGCACCTATCCGCTCGACCGCGTTGCAACCGTCAAGACCGGTGTCGAGAAAAAGCTGGACTCGCTCCTGGGCGATGCCGACGTGACTGTCACGGCAACGCCCGTCGCTCTCAGCGACGAGACGGTGCTGCAACGGGTCAATGTGATCGCGCGCAACCGCGCGCTCGCGGTGCACCACGTCACCGTGCAAAATCTGCAAGACAAACTCGCGGTTTCCCTCGATCTGGAAGTGGACGGACATCTGTCGCTCGGCGCGGCGCATGACATTGCCGACGGCCTCGAACGCGCGATTGAAGAGGAACTCGGCAACGGCGTGGAAGTGGAAACCCATATCGAGCCGCTGCAAGTCACGGACCTGTCCGGACGCGACGCATCGCTAGCGCGCGTGCGCGAGATCGAGGCGGCGCTGGTCGAGATTGCGGGTGAGATCGGCACGATCCGCCAGGTGCACGACGTGCGCGTGCGCGAGACGGACGACGGGGAGATGGTGAATTTCCATTGCCGCGTCGATCCGGCGCAAACCGTCCATACTATCCACGAAAAGGTCGACGATCTGGAACGCGGGCTACGCGATCGCTGGCCGTCGATCCGGCGTGTGATCGGTCACGCCGAGCCTTTGACGTCTTCCACTCAGGGTATCAGCACGGCGGCGCCCTGA